The Mycobacterium seoulense genomic interval GCCGAAACGCGTTGCGCACCTCGGGGCGGTCGAACGCCACCCGCACGGTCGCGTCGGTGACGTGGCGGTGGTAGGTGATGTCGGTCAGCTCGTCGAAGCCGGCCACCGGCCGCCAGGACTGCGCGTCGAAAGGGTTGTCTGTCAAGGTGTTTGAACTCCTATACCGGGTCAAGGCGGAACACGGCGCAGCGGCCGGCCAGGGCCTCGAACTCCTCGGGGCGGCCCTCGGTGACGAGCCCGGCCCGCTTCATGAAGCCGACGCCCGTCGGCACCTCGGCGGGGAAGGCCCGCAGGATCGGCCGGGCGTCGTCGGCGGGCAGCTCGGCCATCCGCACCCGCTGGACGTGACGGCCCCGCGCGATCGTCGCCTCGGGCGTGGCGCGGGCGTTGGCAACCCAGTCCGCCCCCGGGAACCCGGCGACGACGTACTGCCGCCCGTCGACCGTCATGGGCGTCACCGGGGTCGAGCGCGCCACGCCCGACTTGCGGCCCGTCACCGTCAACACGACGGGACTCTCGCCGCCGAAACTCAGTCCCAGCCGCGACATCTGGATGAAGACCTTGTTGGCCGGCTTCAACCACCACGGCGGCTTGATCGATTTGCCGCTTCCCATAGGCAGCGACGTTACCTCTGAAATGGCTCGACCCCATGGGGCTGGGGTTCCGCCGTGCCGACGGCGTCCAGCCTTTCCCGCGCGTCGGCGCCGAGGGTGACGGTCCCCGCGGCGAGGTTCTCCTGCAGGTGCGTGAGGGATCGCGTGCCCGGGATCAGCAACGTGTTCGGCGCGTGCGCCAGCAGCCACGCCAACCCGACCTGGGCGCCCGTGACGCCGAGCTCGCCGGCGATCTCGGCCACCACCGGGTGGTCGGCGACCTTCGGGAAACCGGGAAATGACGAGCCCAGCGGGAAGTAGGGCACCCACGCGACGCCTTCGGCCGCGCACAGCTCGAGCGCGTCCTCCTGCGAACGGTCGAGCAGGCTGTAGGCGTTCTGCACGCAGACGATGCCCGCGGGCAGCGCCCGCCGCACCACATCGAGCGGCACGGCGCTGATGCCGATCGCGCCGATCTTGCCCTCGTCGCGCAGCGCGATCATCTCGGCGAGTTGGTCGTCGACGTCGACGACCTGGTCACCTTCGGCGGCCACGCCGGGCCCGAGGTCCATGCGCCGCAGGTTCACCACCGGAACGCGCTCGAGGCCGAGCTGGCGCAGATCGTCCTCGACCGCGGCGCGCAGCTCCGCGGGCTTTTGCGCGGCGGCCAGGGGTATCGGTTGTTCGCCGGTGTATCGCGCACCGACCTTGCTGACGATCACGAGGTCGTCGGGGTAGGGGGCCAGCGCCGCGCGGATCCGGCGGTTCACCTCGCCGGGACCGTAGAACGACGCGGTGTCGATGTGGTTGACGCCGAGTTCGACCGCCCGGCGCAGCACCGCCGCCGCGTCCTCGGCCGACGGCGTCTCGAACAGCTGCATCGCGCCGTAGCCGACGCGAGCGACGGTCGACGCGCCGATGATTCCGAGACCGCCGGGCTGTGGTTTGTCCGTCATGGTGCTCCCTCGTGTCACACTGGAGAAATGCGGAGGATCCTCCGCTTACCCGAGCGTAGCAGAAACGGAGGAACCTCCGGTTTGGCCGAGATCCGATCGGACGCCCGCCGCAACCGCGAGCGGCTGCTCGAGGTCGCGACGGCGGCGTTCGCCGCCGCGGAGGGGCGGTCGGTGTCGCTGGAGGCCATCGCGCGCGAGGCCGGCGTCGGGATAGGCACGCTTTACCGCCATTTCCCGAATCGGGAGGCGCTCGTCGAGGCGATCTACCGAGCCGAGCTCGCCGAAGTGGCCGCGGCCGCCGAACGGCAGCTCGAGCGGCATCCGCCCACGATCGCTCTGCGCCACTGGATGGACCGCTACGCCGCCTTCGTCGCTGCCAAGCGAGGAATGGCCGAGTCGCTGCACGCGATGTTCGACTCCGGTGCCATGCAGCCCAGCCAGACCCGCGACAGCATCGTGGGCGCCGTCGACCTGCTGTTGCGGGCCGGCGCCGACGATGGGAGCCTGCGCCCCGACGTGCGGGCCGACGACGTGGTGTCGAGCCTGATCGGCATCTTCCTGGCCAGCGGTTCGCCAGAGCAGACGGGCCGGATGCTCGACCTGCTGGTGGCGGGCATCTCTGCGCCTCGAACGTGAAGCTCGCCGCGCGCCCCGCCAGCCGGGCGCTGGTTCACGAGTGCCCGATGAGCCGGGCGCTCGGCCAAGGCAAGGCCGGGCCGCTAGCCGACGGCGCGCTCGGCGCCCTCCCAGAACTGCGCGCGCACGGCCTTCTTGTCGGGCTTGCCCAGCGCGGTCACGGGGACGGACTCGACGACGATCACCTGCTTGGGCGACTGCACCGAACCCTTGCGCTCCTTGACCGCGGCCTGGATCTCGACGGTCACCCGTGCCACCGACTCCTCGTCGGATGGATGGTCGGGTCGCAGGACGATCACTGCGGTGACGGCTTCGCCCCACTTCTCGTCCGGCGTACCGATAACACACACCTGCGCGACGGCCGGATGCTCGGCGACGACGTCCTCCACCTCGCGCGGGAACACGTTGAACCCGCCGGTGACGATCATGTCCTTGACCCGGTCGACGATGAACCAGAAGCCGTCCTCGTCCTCGCGGGCCATGTCACCGGTGTGCAGCCAGCCGTCTTTGAACGTCTTGGCCGTCTCCTCCGGCAGATTCCAGTACCCGCCGCTCAGGAGCGGCCCGGACACGCAGATCTCGCCGACCTCGCCCTGCGGCACCGGCTCACCATCGGCCCCCAGCAGTGCCGTGCGGGCGAACAGGGTAGGCCGCCCACAGGAGGTGAGCCGCTTCTCGTCGTGATCCTTCTTTGCCAGGTAGGAGATCACCATCGGGGCCTCGGACTGCCCGTAGTACTGGGCGAAGATCGGCCCGAAGCGCCGGATGGCCTCGGCCAACCGCACCGGGTTCATCGCCGAGGCGCCGTAATAGACGGTCTCCAACGAGGACAGGTCACGGGTGTGCGAATCGGGGTGGTCCATCAGCGCGTAGATCATCGACGGCACCAGCATGGTGGCGGTGATCTTCTGTTCCTCGATCACCCGCAGCACCTCGGCCGGGTCGAACTTGGTCAGCACGACCAGCTCGCCGCCCTTGACGATCGTCGGCACGAAGAACGCCGCCCCGGCGTGCGACAGCGGGGTGCACATCAGGAAACGCGGGTTTTCCGGCCATTCCCATTCGGCGAGCTGGATCGTGGTCATCGTGGTGATCGACTGCGCGGTGCCCAGCACACCCTTGGGCTTGCCGGTCGTGCCGCCGGTGTAGGCCATCCCGCCGATGTGATCAGGCGGAAGGTCGGCCGCCACCAACGGCTTTGGCGGATACTTCGCGGCCTCGGCGACGAGATCCACCGCGGAATCGCCCAACGCTTCGGGGGCCGGGCCGATAGTCAGGACCTGCTTGAGGGCGGGCACCTTCTCCAGCAGGCCCAGCGCCCGCTCGACGAACATCGGGTTGGGATCGATGATCAGCGACGTCACGCCGGCGTCGCCCAGCACGTAGGCGTGGTCGTCGAGGGAGCCCAGAGGGTGCAGTGCCACGCGCCGGTAACCCTGGGTCTGGCCGGCGCCGATGATCATCAGCACCTCGGGCCGGTTCAGCGACAGCAGCCCGACGGTAGCGCCGGTGCCCGCGCCGAGCGCCTCGAAAGCCTGAATGTACTGGCTGATGCGCTCGGCGAGCTGACCACCGGTCAACGTGGTGTCGCCGAGATGCAGCACCGGCTTGTCCTTGTTGCGCTTGAGCGCACCGACCGTCAGGTGTCCGGAATGAATGGGATGGCGCAGCAGATCGTCACTCATGGGGCAAGACTAGAACGTGTTGCAATTCGGGTGACCCGGACCCTCGGACCACTAGCATCCCAGCCTATGGCCCCCGCAGATCTCGTCGTCAACGGAACCGTACTGACCGTGGACGAGAATCGGCCCACGGCCGAAGCGCTCGCCGTCACCGACGGCAGGATCGTCGCCGTCGGCAGCCGCTCCGATGTCGCCGACCACATCGGCCCGGACACCGAAACGATCGACATCGGCGACGGCTGCGTCATGCCGGGATTCGTCGAGGCGCACGGACATCCCCTGATGGAGGCGATCGCGCTCTCGGACCGGATCGTCGACATCCGGCCCGTCACTGTCCGCAATCCCACCCAGGTGGTCGACATCATTCGGGGCGAGGCCGCGCGCCGGGGACCCGAAGGCGCCTACCTCAATGGCTGGGACGCCCTGCTGCAGCCCGGCCTGCCCGACCCCACTCTGAGTTGGCTGGACGAGATCGCCCAAGACGGCCCGCTGGTCATCATCCACAACTCCGGCCACAAGGCCTACTTCAACTCGCGCGCCGCGGAAATCAACGGGCTCACGCGCGACACCCCCGACCCCAAAGGGGCCAAGTACGGCCGCACCGCCGAAGGTGAGCTCGACGGCACGGCCGAGGAGATCGGTGCCGTGTTCCCGCTGCTGGGCGGCGCGGTTCAGGGCGGCACCTATCCGGACATGTTGCGCGCCGAGTGCGCCCGGCTGAACCGTGCCGGCCTGACCACGTGTTCGGAGATGGCCTTCGACCCGAAGTTCAAGCCGCTGGTCGAGCAGCTGCGCAAGGACCTGACGGTGCGGCTGCGCACCTACGAGGTCTCCAACGCGCAGATGTCCACCGATGCCAGCCCGGGCGAGGGCGACGACATGCTGCGCCAGGTCGGTATCAAGATCTGGGTGGACGGCTCGCCGTGGATCGGCAACATCGCGTTGTCGTTTCCATACCTGGACACCGCCGCCACCCGCTCGGCCGGCATCACGCCCGGTTCCTGTGGCTGCGCCAACTACACCCGCGAGCAGCTCGCCGAGATCGTCGGCGCATACCTGCCGCGGGGCTGGCAGATGGCCTGCCACGTGCAGGGCGACGCGGGCGTCGACACCATCCTGGACGTGTACGAAGAAGCCCTGCGCCAGCACCCGCGCCCCGACCACCGGCTGCGGCTCGAGCACGTCGGCGCCATCCGGCCCGAGCAGCTGCAGCGCGCCGCCGACCTCGGGGTCACCTGCAGCATCTTCGTCGACCAGCTCCATTACTGGGGCGACATCCTCGTCGACGGCCTGTTCGGGCCCGAGCGCGGATCCCATTGGATGCCGGCGGGTTCCGCCGTGGCCACCGGGATGCGCATCTCGCTGCACAACGACCCCCCGGTCACGCCCGAGGAGCCGCTGCGCAACATCAGCGTCGCCGTCACCCGCACGGCGCCCAGCGGCCGGGTGCTGGCGCCCGAGGAACGCTTGACGGTCGAGCAGGCGATCCGCGCGCAGACCATCGACGCGGCCTGGCAGTTGTTCGCCGACGACGTGACCGGCTCGCTGGAGGTGGGCAAGTACGCCGACCTGGTGGTGCTGTCGGCCGACCCGCGAACGGTGCCGCCCGGGCAGATCGCCGACCTCGAGGTGCGTGCGACGTTCCTGGCGGGCCGCCAGGTCTACGGCCGGTGACGCCGACGCTGCGGGACCTGCTCGACCGGCTGCACGTGGTCGCGCTGCCGATGCGGGTGCGCTTCCGCGGCATCACCACCCGGGAGGTCGCCCTCATCGAGGGGCCCGCGGGCTGGGGGGAGTTCGGGGCGTTCCCCGAATACGCGCCGCCGGAGGCCGCGCACTGGCTGGCGTCGGCCGTCGAGGCCGCCTACCACCGCCCGCCGCCGCCCCGGCGCGACCGCATCCCGATCAACGCCACCGTGCCGGCCGTCGACGCCGCCCGGGTGGGCGAGGTGCTGGCCCGGTTTCCGGGGACCCGCACGGCCAAGGTGAAGGTCGCCGAGCCCGGCCAGACGCTGGCCGACGACGTCGACCGCGTCAACGCCGTGCGCGAACTCGTGCCGACCGTGCGGGTGGACGCCAACGGCGGCTGGAGCGTCGAGCAGGCGGTGCGGGCGACGGCCGCCCTGACCGCCGACGGCCCGCTGGAATACCTCGAACAACCCTGCGCGACCGTCGACGAACTGGCGGCCCTGCGCCGGCGGGTCGACGTGCCGATCGCCGCCGACGAGAGCATCCGCAAGGCCGACGACCCGCTCGCCGTCGTCCGCGCCCGCGCCGCCGACATCGCCGTGCTGAAAGTCGCTCCGTTGGGCGGCGTTTCGGCCCTGCTGTCGATCGCCGCGCAGATCGACATCCCGGTCGTGGTCTCCAGCGCGATCGACTCCGCGGTGGGAATCGCCGCGGGGCTGGCCGCCGCGGCCGCCCTGCCGGTGTTGGACCACGCCTGCGGGCTGGGCACCGGCGGGCTGTTCGTCCACGACGTCGCCGAGGTCGCCCCGCCCGTCGAGGGCGCCCTGGCGGTCGGGCCGGTCACGCCCGATGCGGCGCGGCTGCGGGCCCTCGCCGCGCCCCCGGAGCGGCGGCAGTGGTGGATCGACCGGGTCGAGGCCTGCCACCGGTTCCTTGTACCGTCGTCCGGGTGATCAACCTGGCTTACGACGACCGCGGCTCGGGTGAGCCGGTGGTGTTCATCAGCGGTCACGGCGGCGCCGGTCGGACCTGGCACCCGTATCAGGTTCCCGCGTTCCTGGCGGCCGGTTACCGCGTCATCACCTTCGACAATCGCGGGATCGGCGCCACCGAGAACGCGCAGGGCTTCACCACCCAGACGATGGTGTCCGACACCGCGGCGCTGATCGAAGGGCTCAACGCCGCTCCGGCCCGCATCGTAGGGATGTCGATGGGTGGGTTCATCGCCCAGGAGCTCATGCTCGCCCGGCCCGAACTCGTCAGTTCCGCGGTGTTGATGGGCACCCGGGGCCGCATGGACAAGACTCGCGAGTTCTTCCGCGACGCCGAGGCCGAGCTGGCCGACGCCGGCATCCAGCTGCCGAGCTCATACGAGGCGAAAATCCGCCTGCTGGAAAACTTTTCGCACAAAACGCTCAACGACGACGTCGCGGTCGCGGACTGGATCGCGATGTTCTCCATGTGGCCGGTCAAGTCCACCCCGGGCATGCGTTGCCAGCTGGACATCGCCCCGTACACCAACCGGTTGCCGGCCTACCGCAGCATCGCGACGCCGGTCCTGGTGATCGGCTTCTCCGACGACGTGTTGACGCCCCCCTACCTGGGGCGTGAGGTCGCCGACGCGCTGCCCAACGGCCGGTACGTGCAGATCGCCGACGCCGGCCACCTCGGCTTTTTCGAGCGCCCGGACGCCGTCAACGAGGCGGCGCTGAAGTTCTTCGCCAGCAACTAGTTCTTTCGGGTTGTGACAGGCTGTAGGAGTGAACCCCTCGACGACGCAGGCCCGGGTCGTCGTTGACGAGCTGATTCGCGGCGGCGTCCGCGACGTGGTGCTGTGCCCCGGGTCGCGGAACGCGCCGCTGGCGTTCGCGCTGCAGGACGCCGACCAATCCGGCCGGATCCGGCTGCACGTCCGCATCGACGAGCGCACCGCCGGTTACCTGGCCATCGGACTGGCCATCGCCGCCGGCGCGCCGGTGTGCGTCGCGATGACGTCCGGCACCGCCGTGGCCAACCTCGGGCCGGCCGTGGTGGAGGCCAACTACGCGCGGGTGCCGCTCATCGTGCTGTCCGCCAACCGGCCCTACGAGATGCTGGGCACCGGCGCCAACCAGACCATGGAGCAGCTGGGCTACTTCGGCACCCAGGTCCGCGCCGCCATCAGCCTGGGCCTGGCCGAGGACGCCCCCGAGCGGCTGGACGCCCTGAACGCCACCTGGCGCTCGGCCACGTGCCGGGTCCTGGCCGCCGCCACGGGATCTCGCACCGCCAACGCCGGCCCCGTGCAATTCGACATCCCGCTGCGCGAACCGCTGGTGCCCGGCCCCGAGCCGCACGGCGCCGCGGCCCCGCAGGGCCGGCCCGGCGGCCGGCCGTGGACCTACACCCCGCCGGTCATGTTCGACCAGCCACTGGACATCGACCTGACGCCCGACACCATCGTCATCGCCGGACACGGCGCGGGCGCGCAGCCCAACCTCGCGGAGTTGCCGACGGTCGCCGAGCCGACGGCGCCCGCCCCCACGAACCCGCTGCACCCGCTGGCCCTGCCGCTGCTGCGCCCCAAGCAGGTGATCATGCTCGGCCGCCCGACCCTGCACCGGCCGGTGTCGGCGCTGCTCGCCGACCCCCAGGTGCCGGTGTACGCGTTGACCACCGGACCGCGCTGGCCCGACGTCTCGGGCAACTCCCAGGCCACCGGCACGCGGGCGGTCACCACCGGCACCCCGAATCCGGCCTGGCTGAAGCGCTGCGCGGAGGTCAACCGGCACGCGAACGAGGCGGTGCGCGGCCAGCTCGAGGCGCACCCGCTCACCACCGGTCTGCACGTCGCGGCGGCGGTGGCCGACGCGCTGCGGCCCGGCGACCAGCTGGTACTCGGCGCGTCCAACCCGGTCCGCGACGCGGCGCTGGTCGGCCTGGACACCCACGGCATCCGGGTGCGCTCCAACCGCGGTGTGGCCGGCATCGACGGCACCGTCTCCACCGCGATCGGGGCCGCCCTGGCCCACGAGGGGCGCACCGTCGCACTGATCGGCGACCTGACGTTCGTCCACGACAGCTCCGGGCTACTGATCGGCCCCACCGAGCCGACGCCGCGCCGGCTGACCATCGTGGTCTCCAACGACAACGGCGGTGGCATCTTCGAACTGCTCGAGCAGGGCGACCCGCGGTTCTCCGACGTGTCGTCGCGAATCTTCGGCACACCGCACGACGTCGACGTCGGCGCGCTGTGCCGCGCCTATCACGTCGAGAGCAGGCAGATCGAGGTCGACCAACTCAGCGCGGCCCTCGACGAGCCCGCGGCCGGCATGCGGGTGCTCGAGGTCAAGGCCGACCGCTCCTCGCTGCGCCAGCTGCACGCCGCCATCAAGGCGTCCCTGTGAGGATCCGGAACTACCCGAAAAGGGTGCTCCACATACTCATTCACGGCCGCAGCGACCACCCGCCGCACACCCCCTCCCGGATTGCGTTGCGCTGGGCCCGCATCGCGGTGCTCATCGTGACCGGCCTGGTGACGTTGCAGTCGATCCTGCTGGTCGCCGGGGCCTGGCGCGACGACCTTGCGATTCGACACAACATGGGGGTGGCGCAGGCCGAGGTGCTCAGCGCCGGGCCGCGGCGCTCCACCATCGAATTCGTCACACCCGAGCGGGTCACCTATCGCCCCGAGCTCGGCGTGCTGTACCCGTCACATCTGGCCACCGGGATGCGGATCTACGTCGAATACAACAAGAACGACCCCAATCTGGTTCGCGTGCAACACCGCAATGCCGGGCTGGCGATCATCCCGGCCGGGTCCATCGCGGTGGTGTGCTGGCTGGCGGCGACGGTGCTGCTGATCGGGCTGGCGGTGCTGGACAGGCTGCTGGATCGGCGCACCGACGCTGCCGACCAGCAGATTTCGCGCGACGTATGCCCCTAGGAAACCTTCTCGAAAGTCGGTGCTGACACCGTGGTGTTGTGCGCGTTGCCATCGTCGCCGAATCGTTCCTGCCGGAAGTCAACGGTGTCAGCAACTCGGTGATCCGGGTGCTCGAGCACCTGCGCCGGACCGGTCACGAAGCCCTCGTCATCGCCCCGGACACCCCGCCCGGTGCGCCCCCCGCGGATCGCGTCTACGACGGAATCCGCGTGCATCGGGTGCCGTCGCGGATGTTTCCCAAGGTGACCACACTGCCGCTCGGTGTGCCGATGCCCCGGATGGTCAAGGTGCTGCGCGGATTCGACCCGCACGTCGTGCATTTGGCCTCGCCGGCGTTGTTGGGCTACGGCGGGGTGAAGGCGGCGCGGTGGCTGGGGGTGCCGACGGTCGCGGTGTATCAAACGGACGTACCGGGTTTCGCGGCGAGCTATGGCATTCCGATGACGGCACGGGCCGCGTGGGCCTGGTTCCGCCATCTGCACAGCCTCGCCGACCGCACCCTGGCGCCGTCCAGCGTGACGATCGAATCGCTTGTCGCGCACGGCTTCCCCCGGGTACACCACTGGGCACGGGGGGTCGACGTGCTCCGGTTCGCGCCATCGGCGCGTGACGAGACGCTCAGGCGGCAATGGTCGCCCCAGGGCAAGCCGATCGTCGGCTTCGTGGGCCGGTTGGCGCCCGAGAAGCACGTCGAGCGGCTGATTCCGCTCGCGGCGCGGGACGCGATACAACTCGTGATCGTCGGTGACGGGGTGGACCGGAACAAGTTGCAAAAGGCAATGCCGACAGCGGTTTTCACCGGAGCTTTGTACGGTGACGAACTCGCGGCGGCGTACGCCAGCATGGACGTCTTCGTGCATCCCGGCGAGCACGAGACGTTCTGCCAAGTCGTGCAGGAAGCGCTCGCGTCGGGGTTGCCGGTGATCGCCCCCGACGCCGGCGGCCCACGTGACCTCGTCACGCCGTGGCGCACCGGTTTGTTACTGGGCGTCGACGAGTTCGAGGCGAAGTTGCCCGCGGCCGTCGCCCATTTGATCGACGAACGCCAGCGTTACGCGCTGGCCGCCCGGCGCAGCGTGCTCGGCCGCAGCTGGCCCGTCATCTGTGACGAGCTGCTCGGCCACTACGAGGCCGTGCTGTCGCCGTTTGCCCGCAGGCGGATGTTCGCCAAGCGGTACGCGCAGGGCCAGTGAGCCAGCGATCGACCCAGCGCCGGCCCTCGCCGCGGGATGATTTGCTGTCGCATCTTGGCTGAACGCTTCTCGCGGCCGTGTGTCGCGCTCTAACATCCAAGTTTGGTGCCGGATCGGCGGG includes:
- a CDS encoding nitroreductase family deazaflavin-dependent oxidoreductase; translation: MGSGKSIKPPWWLKPANKVFIQMSRLGLSFGGESPVVLTVTGRKSGVARSTPVTPMTVDGRQYVVAGFPGADWVANARATPEATIARGRHVQRVRMAELPADDARPILRAFPAEVPTGVGFMKRAGLVTEGRPEEFEALAGRCAVFRLDPV
- a CDS encoding aldo/keto reductase, whose amino-acid sequence is MTDKPQPGGLGIIGASTVARVGYGAMQLFETPSAEDAAAVLRRAVELGVNHIDTASFYGPGEVNRRIRAALAPYPDDLVIVSKVGARYTGEQPIPLAAAQKPAELRAAVEDDLRQLGLERVPVVNLRRMDLGPGVAAEGDQVVDVDDQLAEMIALRDEGKIGAIGISAVPLDVVRRALPAGIVCVQNAYSLLDRSQEDALELCAAEGVAWVPYFPLGSSFPGFPKVADHPVVAEIAGELGVTGAQVGLAWLLAHAPNTLLIPGTRSLTHLQENLAAGTVTLGADARERLDAVGTAEPQPHGVEPFQR
- a CDS encoding TetR/AcrR family transcriptional regulator, which gives rise to MAEIRSDARRNRERLLEVATAAFAAAEGRSVSLEAIAREAGVGIGTLYRHFPNREALVEAIYRAELAEVAAAAERQLERHPPTIALRHWMDRYAAFVAAKRGMAESLHAMFDSGAMQPSQTRDSIVGAVDLLLRAGADDGSLRPDVRADDVVSSLIGIFLASGSPEQTGRMLDLLVAGISAPRT
- the fadD8 gene encoding fatty-acid--CoA ligase FadD8, translated to MSDDLLRHPIHSGHLTVGALKRNKDKPVLHLGDTTLTGGQLAERISQYIQAFEALGAGTGATVGLLSLNRPEVLMIIGAGQTQGYRRVALHPLGSLDDHAYVLGDAGVTSLIIDPNPMFVERALGLLEKVPALKQVLTIGPAPEALGDSAVDLVAEAAKYPPKPLVAADLPPDHIGGMAYTGGTTGKPKGVLGTAQSITTMTTIQLAEWEWPENPRFLMCTPLSHAGAAFFVPTIVKGGELVVLTKFDPAEVLRVIEEQKITATMLVPSMIYALMDHPDSHTRDLSSLETVYYGASAMNPVRLAEAIRRFGPIFAQYYGQSEAPMVISYLAKKDHDEKRLTSCGRPTLFARTALLGADGEPVPQGEVGEICVSGPLLSGGYWNLPEETAKTFKDGWLHTGDMAREDEDGFWFIVDRVKDMIVTGGFNVFPREVEDVVAEHPAVAQVCVIGTPDEKWGEAVTAVIVLRPDHPSDEESVARVTVEIQAAVKERKGSVQSPKQVIVVESVPVTALGKPDKKAVRAQFWEGAERAVG
- a CDS encoding amidohydrolase, with the translated sequence MAPADLVVNGTVLTVDENRPTAEALAVTDGRIVAVGSRSDVADHIGPDTETIDIGDGCVMPGFVEAHGHPLMEAIALSDRIVDIRPVTVRNPTQVVDIIRGEAARRGPEGAYLNGWDALLQPGLPDPTLSWLDEIAQDGPLVIIHNSGHKAYFNSRAAEINGLTRDTPDPKGAKYGRTAEGELDGTAEEIGAVFPLLGGAVQGGTYPDMLRAECARLNRAGLTTCSEMAFDPKFKPLVEQLRKDLTVRLRTYEVSNAQMSTDASPGEGDDMLRQVGIKIWVDGSPWIGNIALSFPYLDTAATRSAGITPGSCGCANYTREQLAEIVGAYLPRGWQMACHVQGDAGVDTILDVYEEALRQHPRPDHRLRLEHVGAIRPEQLQRAADLGVTCSIFVDQLHYWGDILVDGLFGPERGSHWMPAGSAVATGMRISLHNDPPVTPEEPLRNISVAVTRTAPSGRVLAPEERLTVEQAIRAQTIDAAWQLFADDVTGSLEVGKYADLVVLSADPRTVPPGQIADLEVRATFLAGRQVYGR
- a CDS encoding o-succinylbenzoate synthase, translating into MTPTLRDLLDRLHVVALPMRVRFRGITTREVALIEGPAGWGEFGAFPEYAPPEAAHWLASAVEAAYHRPPPPRRDRIPINATVPAVDAARVGEVLARFPGTRTAKVKVAEPGQTLADDVDRVNAVRELVPTVRVDANGGWSVEQAVRATAALTADGPLEYLEQPCATVDELAALRRRVDVPIAADESIRKADDPLAVVRARAADIAVLKVAPLGGVSALLSIAAQIDIPVVVSSAIDSAVGIAAGLAAAAALPVLDHACGLGTGGLFVHDVAEVAPPVEGALAVGPVTPDAARLRALAAPPERRQWWIDRVEACHRFLVPSSG
- a CDS encoding alpha/beta fold hydrolase — protein: MINLAYDDRGSGEPVVFISGHGGAGRTWHPYQVPAFLAAGYRVITFDNRGIGATENAQGFTTQTMVSDTAALIEGLNAAPARIVGMSMGGFIAQELMLARPELVSSAVLMGTRGRMDKTREFFRDAEAELADAGIQLPSSYEAKIRLLENFSHKTLNDDVAVADWIAMFSMWPVKSTPGMRCQLDIAPYTNRLPAYRSIATPVLVIGFSDDVLTPPYLGREVADALPNGRYVQIADAGHLGFFERPDAVNEAALKFFASN
- the menD gene encoding 2-succinyl-5-enolpyruvyl-6-hydroxy-3-cyclohexene-1-carboxylic-acid synthase, with the translated sequence MNPSTTQARVVVDELIRGGVRDVVLCPGSRNAPLAFALQDADQSGRIRLHVRIDERTAGYLAIGLAIAAGAPVCVAMTSGTAVANLGPAVVEANYARVPLIVLSANRPYEMLGTGANQTMEQLGYFGTQVRAAISLGLAEDAPERLDALNATWRSATCRVLAAATGSRTANAGPVQFDIPLREPLVPGPEPHGAAAPQGRPGGRPWTYTPPVMFDQPLDIDLTPDTIVIAGHGAGAQPNLAELPTVAEPTAPAPTNPLHPLALPLLRPKQVIMLGRPTLHRPVSALLADPQVPVYALTTGPRWPDVSGNSQATGTRAVTTGTPNPAWLKRCAEVNRHANEAVRGQLEAHPLTTGLHVAAAVADALRPGDQLVLGASNPVRDAALVGLDTHGIRVRSNRGVAGIDGTVSTAIGAALAHEGRTVALIGDLTFVHDSSGLLIGPTEPTPRRLTIVVSNDNGGGIFELLEQGDPRFSDVSSRIFGTPHDVDVGALCRAYHVESRQIEVDQLSAALDEPAAGMRVLEVKADRSSLRQLHAAIKASL
- a CDS encoding DUF3592 domain-containing protein; the encoded protein is MRNYPKRVLHILIHGRSDHPPHTPSRIALRWARIAVLIVTGLVTLQSILLVAGAWRDDLAIRHNMGVAQAEVLSAGPRRSTIEFVTPERVTYRPELGVLYPSHLATGMRIYVEYNKNDPNLVRVQHRNAGLAIIPAGSIAVVCWLAATVLLIGLAVLDRLLDRRTDAADQQISRDVCP
- a CDS encoding glycosyltransferase family 4 protein gives rise to the protein MRVAIVAESFLPEVNGVSNSVIRVLEHLRRTGHEALVIAPDTPPGAPPADRVYDGIRVHRVPSRMFPKVTTLPLGVPMPRMVKVLRGFDPHVVHLASPALLGYGGVKAARWLGVPTVAVYQTDVPGFAASYGIPMTARAAWAWFRHLHSLADRTLAPSSVTIESLVAHGFPRVHHWARGVDVLRFAPSARDETLRRQWSPQGKPIVGFVGRLAPEKHVERLIPLAARDAIQLVIVGDGVDRNKLQKAMPTAVFTGALYGDELAAAYASMDVFVHPGEHETFCQVVQEALASGLPVIAPDAGGPRDLVTPWRTGLLLGVDEFEAKLPAAVAHLIDERQRYALAARRSVLGRSWPVICDELLGHYEAVLSPFARRRMFAKRYAQGQ